CCATTCTAGGGCTAGATGAAGAGCTGTCATGCCCCTCTTGCATGGTAAATTGACATCAGCTCCTTTTTCTACTAGTTCATTTACTATTTCTACAGAACAGCGTTCGACAGCAATGTGAAGTGCAGTTATCCCATCCTTATCTACCATATTTAGATTGGCTACATTTTCTACTAAAAGTTTTACTAACTCTAAAGATCGCGAGTACACAGCAAAATGCAGTGGTAAATAGTTATGTTCATTTGTCTTATTGGGGTCTGCCCCTTTCTGGAGTAGATATACAATTACATGCATATTAGATCTTTCCAGTTGTGCTGTTTGGCACAGTTGTACTGTCATTGCCATATCATCTTGTAAAAGTATTTGCAAAGTTTTTTGTTCTACAGCAACATGAAGTGGAGTGTTCCCAAATGGACCTGGTATATTCAATTCAGCACCACTCTCAACTAACTTTTGCACCAAATGTAAATCATTGTTACTGACTGCTAAATGCAACAATGATCCTTTACTGTTTTGAAGATTTGTGTTTGGATCAGCTCCTTGTTCCAGTAGATATGCAATCACATCATAGGTATTGTCAGTTGTTGCTAGCTGAAGTGCTGTTGTACCCCATTTGTCTGATAGATTTACTTGACATCCTTTTTCAACTAGATACTTTATAATTTCCAGTGATTTGCCCTTTGCAGCCAGGTGAAGAGGAGTTATGCCTGATCCATCAGTTGAATTCACATTGAACCCCATTTCAATTAATACTCTCACAAACTCTAAACAATCTTTGCCAACAGCTAAGTGCAAATAAAAGTAATTCTTGATATTTATGTCATTTTTACCTTCtttgagtaaatataaagcCACGTCAGGTGTATTTTGGCTCACTGCCAGATCAAATGGCGTCATGCTTATCTCATCTGTTACGTTTAACTCTGATCCATGTTCTACTAGATACCTAACcattttcaatgatttgttCTCTGCTGCATTGTGAAGTGGTGTTTTACCACCTTCATTCACTGTGTTCAGGTTGGCACCATGTTTAACTAATGCTTTCACAGTGTCTaaggaatctgtattaactgcAAAGTGCAGTGGTGAGTCATTTTCATCATTGTACACATTTGGGTCAGCTCCTTGAGACAGAAGGTATTCAACCATCTCTGAGGTGTAGTGTTTACCTAAACTACATTGTACATCCTTAACTGAATACTCTTCTAAGTTTAATAAACATGCTTGTGTTAAACACATCTTACCCAatgatttgttaaaaactataaGCCATGATTTATCTTTTGCTGCTATGTGAAGAGGGTAATTCCCATCCTGATCTTTTACATTCAGGTtcactttcatttcaactaatgCTTTCACTAAATCTAAACAATCTCTGTTCACTGCCGAGTGTAATGGTGAATTTCCCATCTCATCTTTTGTATTAGGGTCAGCTCCATTTTGCAGTAAATACAAAGCTATATGAGACTCCTTAAGGTGTACTGCTAGATGAAATGGTGTTCTACCCATTTTATCTGGTATATTTACTTTGGATTCTTTGTTCACTAAATAAGATACAAGTTCAAATGACTGTTTTTTAACTGCAATATGAAGAGGACATTCAgacatatatttatgtacagtaTTCAGTTCTGCTCCACTTTCAACCAAAGCTTTTACTAATTCAAAAGACATTTCACGTATAACATGTCCTAAATCTATGTCATGCGTCTCATTAGGATTAATTCCATTTCGTAGTAGATAAATGGCCAACTCCAAATCAGAATTTTTAACTGCTGAAGTAAGTGCCCAACTACATATCATGGGTGAGACTTTCTGCATTTGGTTTTTTATCAAATAACTCACAATGTCCAACGAATCGTAGTTTAAAGCTTTACGGACCAACGAGTCTAATTTATCATCCACTTTGATTCCATGTTCAACCAATGCTTTAATTGATGTCAACGAACATGCATATATAGCAAAATCCAAAGGGGTATCCCCATTGTCATCTTGTATACTAGGGTCAGCTTTTTTACTCAGTAGATATAAAAGTACATCATTGGTTTCTGGACTTATTGCTAACATTAACGGTGTTCTTCCCTCACTGGACTGCAAGTTCACCAGAGATCCTTTCTGTACCAGGTACTTTACAATGTCTAATGAACTGTTCGATGCTGCAATGTGAAGAGGAGTGTAACCATCGTCATTGACGGCATCCAATTCTGCTCCCTTTTCAACAAGTGCTTCCACTAATCTCAGACAATTTACTTTTACTGCATAATGCAAAGGTGTGTCCTTATGTGCATCTGTTACATTCAGTGCAGTCCCTATACTCAGGAAATATAAAGCTATATCAGGGTATTGGCGCTGTGCTGCAATATGCATTTCTGTTATTCCTTTAATGCCATAATGAGTGAATCTACAACCTTGATCCATCAAAAATATGACAGTGTCCACACAACCATAGCACACAGCAGCACGCAATGGGTGTTTGGGGTTTTGCATCATGAATTGCAAATAGTTTGGTGCCATGTAtaaactatatttcaaaataccaGCATCACTGTGGGTGGCTGCCAAAAAAACGCGATCTTCATGTTTGCATGTTATTGCATATTTGGATAACTTTCTAAATAGATAGGCTGCTCCAATTTCCAAACTAGATGGAAGCTTCAACTCAATCAACCTTTTGATTGAAGGTAAATTTCGGATTCCTTCGTGACACTGGAGTAATAGCTGCTTGGCAGCACGTTCAAGAATTAGTTGACAGTCTTCCAGTTTACAGATTTCATCTATCAATAGATTTGATATCTGTCCATTCCCTAACTCGAGAGCTAGAAATAATAAATCACCCAATTCATGTAAACTCAGTTCCAAAGCGTTTTTGGTCTTTAAAAGATGACTGAATAGTATAATATCATCTACCCGTGATGCTACAACAGCAGCAAACGATTTTGTTGTTGGAACCATGCCAGAGTTAAGTAACTTATCAACTACTTCAGTGTTATTCATAAAGCATGCTGCATCTAACATTTCTGCTTTTTCATATGTAAATGTGCTTCTGTCCATTTTAACAAGGTTTGATACAAAACAATTTGACAGACATTTTAGATTTTTAAGGACAGCTACACTTGCTGCTGAGGTTGAAGCAACTATTTGTCTCTCAAAAAAatgatattgacaatataaATCACCAAAGTCAAGTTCTTCTATGTTTGTCATTTCATTCCAAATGTACTCTAAACATCTTGAATTGAAGAAAACGTTTTTTATAATATGTTGTTTGGTCATGTTGTTGAGACAGAATTTCACATATTTGTTCAAAGTCCCAATATTCCTCTGTGAGAAATTTCACAAATGTGTCATCTTTGAATGACTTGTGTGAAAGAGTATCTCTGGTATTGCTGGTCTTCAACAAGTCTGTAAATCTTTCAGCAAGAACTGAATAGTTTTCTGCGTTCACTACGATCGTCATTCCACCTGACTTTGGTACACCTGGGGTAACAACATACTCCAGTAAAATTGAGAGAGGGCATATCTTCATACTGTGTTTAAGATATTCCGAGGAAAACAGTAGGAACAGTGTATCAAAAATGGACTGATGACAGAATGAATATTCTCTTTTTCTATTACAATACTTTAGGTATATACCACACAGTGACTTAGCAGTGTCTCTCATCTTTCCAAGTGAAACACCAGTGTTGATTTTACTTACATGTTTCAGTTTAGTAAGTAAATCAGCAAACGATTCATTCTTTGTAAATGGATCCAAAAGCTCATCTTTTAAAGTACCTCCATTAAACATAACTGCCAGAAGGACAATATACTGGAACTGACACCCGTCTTCTGCTTTTATTGTGTTTAGCTGTTGCTTTAAATATTCTATTGGCTTTTCGAAATATTCCACTTTACGCAGGTTTGCTTTCAAAGTATTTACATAGAAATCACAACACTGAGGAAATCCCAACTCTTCAAATGTTAAAGCTACTGCCTTATTTTATCTTCCTCAGACATCTCAGTTCTCTTGTGCTTCAGATGCTGTTCAAGAATTTGCTTTTTTTCATGTCTGGTTAAACAATAATCAGGACTATGCAGATCAATTTgatgacattttttaaatgcaagAAATTCAGTCAAACTGGCTTCACATTCTGAAAATATATGTGACCTGAATGTAATTATGAGTTTAATTAATCCACATTCAATCAAACGCCACATAAATTGGAATTTTAGTTCCCATGATCTTAAATAGTCAGTTACGAGATTGCTTTTCCCCAGCATGTCATCAACCATTA
This DNA window, taken from Gigantopelta aegis isolate Gae_Host chromosome 4, Gae_host_genome, whole genome shotgun sequence, encodes the following:
- the LOC121370574 gene encoding serine/threonine-protein phosphatase 6 regulatory ankyrin repeat subunit B-like; its protein translation is MTKQHIIKNVFFNSRCLEYIWNEMTNIEELDFGDLYCQYHFFERQIVASTSAASVAVLKNLKCLSNCFVSNLVKMDRSTFTYEKAEMLDAACFMNNTEVVDKLLNSGMVPTTKSFAAVVASRVDDIILFSHLLKTKNALELSLHELGDLLFLALELGNGQISNLLIDEICKLEDCQLILERAAKQLLLQCHEGIRNLPSIKRLIELKLPSSLEIGAAYLFRKLSKYAITCKHEDRVFLAATHSDAGILKYSLYMAPNYLQFMMQNPKHPLRAAVCYGCVDTVIFLMDQGCRFTHYGIKGITEMHIAAQRQYPDIALYFLSIGTALNVTDAHKDTPLHYAVKVNCLRLVEALVEKGAELDAVNDDGYTPLHIAASNSSLDIVKYLVQKGSLVNLQSSEGRTPLMLAISPETNDVLLYLLSKKADPSIQDDNGDTPLDFAIYACSLTSIKALVEHGIKVDDKLDSLVRKALNYDSLDIVSYLIKNQMQKVSPMICSWALTSAVKNSDLELAIYLLRNGINPNETHDIDLGHVIREMSFELVKALVESGAELNTVHKYMSECPLHIAVKKQSFELVSYLVNKESKVNIPDKMGRTPFHLAVHLKESHIALYLLQNGADPNTKDEMGNSPLHSAVNRDCLDLVKALVEMKVNLNVKDQDGNYPLHIAAKDKSWLIVFNKSLGKMCLTQACLLNLEEYSVKDVQCSLGKHYTSEMVEYLLSQGADPNVYNDENDSPLHFAVNTDSLDTVKALVKHGANLNTVNEGGKTPLHNAAENKSLKMVRYLVEHGSELNVTDEISMTPFDLAVSQNTPDVALYLLKEGKNDINIKNYFYLHLAVGKDCLEFVRVLIEMGFNVNSTDGSGITPLHLAAKGKSLEIIKYLVEKGCQVNLSDKWGTTALQLATTDNTYDVIAYLLEQGADPNTNLQNSKGSLLHLAVSNNDLHLVQKLVESGAELNIPGPFGNTPLHVAVEQKTLQILLQDDMAMTVQLCQTAQLERSNMHVIVYLLQKGADPNKTNEHNYLPLHFAVYSRSLELVKLLVENVANLNMVDKDGITALHIAVERCSVEIVNELVEKGADVNLPCKRGMTALHLALEWKQFNLVSYLLQKGANPKITSKDNCSTLHRAVSAVSFESVKMLIEKGVELNTADEDGNTPLHIAVSLRSLQIVTVLVEHGSQVNVSNKRGMTPLHTAALDGMLDVALFLLNNNAGINVTDNDNNSPLHHAVYAGSFDLVNLLIGKEATLNAVNKSAETPLHIAVYKKSLRTVTLLVEKGSKVNSVDSLGMTPLHLAVKYNIPCIASYLLKKQADPKMADNTMVSPLHIAVCSNFEDIVKILVENGAQMNATDDCGNTPLHIATKRSSLYLVSYLVEKGSHVNVLGDGAMTPLYLAATRESSEIALYLLSKEADPSLTDGIKNSLLHMAVRLNSLFLVKALVNRGVKLNTEDESGNTPFHIAVNLNSLQIVHYLIEKGSDVNLPGSRKVPTVRDNILQLYTPDLIVMTSPLHLAVLAVSIDLVEMLVENGAQLDTVDASGDTPLCTAMKHVPGSSVMPLYLLSKHADPNLADKTKNSPLHLAVNAGSLNLVKELVANGAELDTVNESGETPLYIAVRNREIQVVKYLVEKGAGVNLHGKSNRNEISSLLHLAILSNSVDNVKILVENGAQLNTVDESGNTLLHIAANSICPDILSYLLDTGPVVNIQDGDGMVPSGLSKRDFNEELLLVNKCYDVNARNKAGETALYICVKDNKLEHLNCLLKRKPDLTLKDNKGDTVLHCAVAREYVRAVQSLVDAGVPDVQNSDGLTAGDLAYNMAHTVDECGYYYYNNCAKIASILRPETEK